The genomic interval AGACGAGCAAAAGTAGGTTATAGCTTTGGAGCACAAATTAAAGAACAAAATCTTGCGCAGGTTGCAACTATTGATGTGGATAACCTTAATAATCTTCCTACTACACTTAATGAACAGATTATGAGTGGGGGAGGGGCAAGTGTAACTATTGGAGGCACAGCAGTTGATGGTGCACTCGGTGGAGCACTCAATGCGTTAATTCCTAATCCTCAAACTCCCGGGACAATTACAGCAACTGATTTATCAAATCTTCTTACAAGTCTTGATTCTACAACTACTGCTTGCACGACCTTTGCTAATTGTGCTACCACTATTAGTGGTAATATAAACTTAGCAAATAAACTCAAAGATAAACTCATTGAGGCAGCAAATAAAGGTGGTAGCCCATTGATAGGAAATATTATCTCTGGTATTGATGCTAGTAATCTAGGTGATGTGTTAAATGGACTTGACCAAGCAGGCAGCACAGCAGATATTGCTGATAAAATTTTAGAATCCGCAGGGAAACTTACCCTTACAAAAGGTGCAGATTCTGTTATTGATAAGCTTTTAAATGACTTTGGCATTATTAATAGGGCATTGAATAACAATGATGTCAATTTCTCCTCACAAAATGGCTTTGTCTTCCAAATCGCAGGAGATAAAAAGCAAAGGCGTATAGAGAGCGATAAGGTGGGAAGTATTGATATACAAGAAGTGGATACAGGACGCGGTGCGGTAGGGCTTGGTGTGTTTGCTTCCGCATTTTCTAATGCCTCTTTGACACTTGATTCAGTTCGTAATCAGCTTATTTTTGACTTGGGCGGTAAATATTATCTCGCAAGTATCAGCGGAGATAATATTTCTTTAGAATCTGGTAAAACTCAACAAGATTTTGATAATAATTCAATAATGAGTAGCCAAGCACAACATACCCTTAATGCAAATGCTTTAGCCCTTGTAGAAGTCCCACTGGGCTATGGACATACGCTTTTTACGCCTTTAGGAGATATAAATATAGGGATAGCGGGTAAATTTATGCACACAATGAGTTATGGAAAAAATATTAACTTTAGTGTAGGAAATGTGCCAGATGTAGATATTAATAAAAATGACATTACCACAGGTTATGTTTTTGGAGCTGATATAGGGCTACTCTACACACCACGATTTATGAAAAATTTTAATCTCGGACTTGTGGTAAAAAATATCAATAATCCTGTGATTAAGACTCATAATGGGCAAGATTTCACTATTCATCGGCAAGTGCGTGCGGGAGTGAGCTATGAAATGCTGAATTTTTTAACCTTTGCTTTTGATGCTGATATTTTGCCCAATGATACCCTCTCACTCTCAAGTCCGCAAAGTCAATTTCTTGGTGGCGGTGTTATGGCAAATTTTAAATTCATAGATTTAAGGCTAGGAGCTATGCAAGATATACGCTCTAATGCTGGAGAAGGACTTATCCTCACGGGGGGAATAAATCTCTTAGGATTCCTTGATGTGGCAGTGCAATATGGCTTAGGGCAAAATATCA from Helicobacter hepaticus ATCC 51449 carries:
- the traF gene encoding conjugal transfer protein TraF, producing MKQIILGMLCIAISSFALEFGSMGQVSAGIGGAGVALKDSAWGLYYNPALLGADRRAKVGYSFGAQIKEQNLAQVATIDVDNLNNLPTTLNEQIMSGGGASVTIGGTAVDGALGGALNALIPNPQTPGTITATDLSNLLTSLDSTTTACTTFANCATTISGNINLANKLKDKLIEAANKGGSPLIGNIISGIDASNLGDVLNGLDQAGSTADIADKILESAGKLTLTKGADSVIDKLLNDFGIINRALNNNDVNFSSQNGFVFQIAGDKKQRRIESDKVGSIDIQEVDTGRGAVGLGVFASAFSNASLTLDSVRNQLIFDLGGKYYLASISGDNISLESGKTQQDFDNNSIMSSQAQHTLNANALALVEVPLGYGHTLFTPLGDINIGIAGKFMHTMSYGKNINFSVGNVPDVDINKNDITTGYVFGADIGLLYTPRFMKNFNLGLVVKNINNPVIKTHNGQDFTIHRQVRAGVSYEMLNFLTFAFDADILPNDTLSLSSPQSQFLGGGVMANFKFIDLRLGAMQDIRSNAGEGLILTGGINLLGFLDVAVQYGLGQNITLYDTNLSNYMSVRVGGQFSF